One genomic window of Capricornis sumatraensis isolate serow.1 chromosome 15, serow.2, whole genome shotgun sequence includes the following:
- the CEBPB gene encoding CCAAT/enhancer-binding protein beta translates to MQRLVAWDPACLPLPPPPPAFKSMEVANFYYEADCLAAAYGGKAAPAAPPAARSGPRPPAGELGSIGEHERAIDFSPYLEPLGAPQAPAPTTATDTFEAAPPAPAPAPASSGQHHDFLSDLFSDDYGGKNCKKAAEYGYVSLGRLGAAKGALHPGCFAPLHPPPPPPPPPPPAELKAEPGFEPADCKRKEEAGAPGGGAAGMAAGFPYALRAYLGYQAVPSGSSGSLSTSSSSSPPGTPSPADAKAPPAAAACYAGAAPAPSQVKSKAKKTVDKHSDEYKIRRERNNIAVRKSRDKAKMRNLETQHKVLELTAENERLQKKVEQLSRELSTLRNLFKQLPEPLLASSGHC, encoded by the coding sequence ATGCAACGCCTGGTGGCCTGGGACCCAGCATGTCTCcccctgccgccgccgccgcccgccttTAAATCCATGGAAGTGGCCAACTTCTACTACGAGGCGGACTGCTTGGCTGCTGCGTACGGCGGCAAGGCGGCCCCCGCGGCGCCCCCGGCGGCCAGATCCGGGCCGCGCCCCCCCGCCGGCGAGCTGGGTAGCATCGGAGAGCACGAGCGCGCCATCGACTTCAGCCCCTACCTGGAGCCGCTGGGCGCGCCGCAGGCCCCGGCACCCACCACGGCCACGGACACCTTCGAGGCGGCTCCGCCCGCGCCCGCCCCCGCGCCCGCCTCCTCCGGGCAGCACCACGACTTCCTCTCCGACCTCTTCTCCGACGACTACGGGGGCAAGAACTGCAAGAAGGCGGCCGAGTACGGCTACGTGAGCCTGGGCCGCCTGGGGGCCGCCAAGGGCGCGCTGCACCCGGGCTGCTTCGCGCCCCTgcacccgccgccgccgccgccgccgccgccgccgccggcggAGCTCAAGGCGGAGCCGGGCTTCGAGCCCGCGGACTGCAAGCGGAAGGAGGAGGCCGGAGCTCCGGGCGGCGGCGCCGCGGGCATGGCGGCCGGCTTCCCGTACGCGCTGCGCGCCTACCTCGGCTACCAGGCGGTGCCGAGCGGCAGCAGCGGGAGCCTGTCCACGTCCTCGTCGTCCAGCCCGCCCGGCACGCCGAGCCCCGCCGACGCCAAGGCAcccccggccgccgccgcctgcTACGCGGGGGCAGCGCCGGCGCCCTCGCAGGTCAAGAGCAAGGCCAAGAAGACGGTGGACAAGCACAGCGACGAGTACAAGATCCGGCGGGAGCGCAACAACATCGCGGTGCGCAAAAGCCGCGACAAGGCCAAGATGCGCAACCTGGAGACGCAGCACAAGGTCCTGGAGCTCACGGCCGAGAACGAGCGGCTCCAGAAGAAGGTGGAGCAGCTGTCGCGCGAGCTCAGCACCCTGCGGAACTTGTTCAAGCAGCTGCCCGAGCCCCTGCTCGCCTCCTCCGGCCACTGCTAG